One region of Ananas comosus cultivar F153 linkage group 9, ASM154086v1, whole genome shotgun sequence genomic DNA includes:
- the LOC109715389 gene encoding nuclear pore complex protein NUP1-like, translated as MATGSYEGGGIGGKIRRRPLRAAAAATPYDRPSAAAAAARGVKGASEAGRTSGWLSKLVDPASRLIAGSASKLFSSVFRKQFPALPPFGLVAVNYIQFVDQQDVQMYDLYLHSNCGNVQSREEVPEVTSVNPSLQTLDNQIGEGNNLTNNSGDKSLSELEKLLKQKTFTRAEFDHLTELLRSRTIEPDASKLAVNNDKKEELNVSKIELGLGSFRSHGVALNPAAGGTIPKEESASPAELAKAYMVSRSSKGSPSNFSMRSHVLLEDKATSSNAVYGTKTPLASVAPRSTLRAPALPGLNENGYITPRLHRRSAIYRMSRSPYFKGASSSNDVYALPSSSHQTPTKSMYSAGTQVLKRRSSVLDDEIGSVGPIRRIRQKSNMMSPSKDSRTIHHGNLLPSSSGTLENEVINGSGTIEKPSGVSKLDYTTDFENKEDKDNRILDDGIPPIPPQSATMAMKILKELDKLAPSPKEKSSEIKVAKVESTSKLNLRSSWDMDATGGSPLSGKQERLKEDDLLNGPLLGIKSTSQVGSAPAFTFVRNATSNVGEISHSAAVSTRGKPGFQMVISEDSSEIDDDSGNAVEAPVNNVVDKTESKTLEQKVESKTSDQKFLNFEAAGTERPLISAAKSTLSSDFVSSSEAEKKAPAGRGIVNNSTSFTFSVLPAPTNHLEQPPTPTMAAPSPEISAREKEQKAAPIFSFGLKKSPTPALPSTSTSAGVEVGTSSVTETSIFDNLKTEKGDVKRKASESLNVPETAASSAAPSPFSSPSLSNGLLHSSAPKFLFPAAPAAAPSEGPVASVFSTSSATSSNLFSSSAAPVFPTAPSFGFGSAISIGSQISAQPSEKFSDTANVTTVGATPVVSNSSLPEPVTSSALSSSSISSSPLATTSAFSSTGSLSDSKPSNLFSSSSVAQSSSAPSLPFTATGNSIVGFSTSAQSAGLSSSVATSSSQTGFTFGSIAGAAFGTQSTQTGSSTQQLSQSAPSQSSSQAGLNFGNKAGADLGTQPAQSGSITQQPSQSSSSHFSSFTSSAPTFTFGSSQTSLGDSQFGSTATASKPSSASSGFSFSATTAAPSGSSFMVSKPFSSGPGFCFASSSSPSSSSSTSSSIPVSSTLFSSSSTPSTPSTFNTTFGSTSSASTGFTFGQPASSSSTSSFPFGLPASSSSTSPFVFGQPSSSPSTSPFAFNTQTGPAFSFTSASATANSSPARPLFGTPSPVTGFFSGSPGNNDQMNVEDSMTDDTTAPSAAVSMVPTFGQPTGAPAAPVFSASPIPSGGAPIFQFGGNQQNSLPQNPSPFQPGGNLEFQGGSSFSLGSGGGDKSGRRIVKINRNKLRKK; from the exons ATGGCGACGGGGTCCTACGAGGGAGGTGGGATCGGGGGGAAGATACGGCGGCGCCCGCTtcgggccgcggcggcggcgacgccgtACGATAGGCCttcggcggcggctgcggcggcgcgcggcgtcAAGGGCGCTTCGGAGGCGGGGAGGACGAGTGGATGGCTCTCGAAGCTCGTCGATCCCGCGTCGCGCCTCATCGCCGGGAGCGCCTCGAAGCTCTTCTCCTCCGTCTTCCGCAAGCAGTTCCCGGCGCTTCCGCCTTTTGGG CTTGTTGCTGTGAACTACATACAGTTTGTTGATCAACAGGATGTTCAAATGTATGATCTTTATCTGCATTCTAACT GTGGAAATGTTCAATCCAGAGAAGAGGTTCCTGAAGTTACATCCGTT AATCCATCACTGCAAACTTTGGATAATCAAATTGGGGAGGGAAATAACCTAACAAACAACTCGGGTGACAAGAGTTTGTCTGAACTTGAAAAATTATTGAAGCAGAAGACATTCACCAG GGCTGAGTTTGACCATTTGACAGAATTATTGCGTTCGAGAACTATTGAACCAGATGCGTCAAAGCTAGCAGTCAATAATGACAAAAAGGAGGAATTAAATGTTTCCAAAATTGAACTTGGATTAGGAAGCTTCCGATCACACGGTGTTGCCTTAAATCCTGCAGCCGGTGGAACT ATTCCCAAGGAGGAATCTGCTTCGCCCGCAGAACTTGCAAAAGCATATATGGTTTCCAGGTCTTCAAAAGGATCCCCTTCTAATTTTAGCATGCGGAGTCATGTCTTGTTGGAGGATAAAGCAACATCTAGTAACGCAGTATATGGAACAAAGACACCTCTAGCATCAGTTGCTCCAAGATCAACTTTGCGTGCTCCCGCACTACCAGGACTAAATGAGAATGGATATATCACTCCAAGACTTCATAGGAGATCAGCAATTTACAGAATGTCCCGTTCTCCATATTTTAAG GGTGCCAGTTCTTCTAACGATGTGTATGCTCTCCCCTCATCATCTCATCAGACGCCAACAAAGAGTATGTATTCAGCCGGCACACAG GTTTTGAAGCGAAGAAGTTCTGTTTTGGATGATGAAATCGGATCTGTTGGTCCTATACGCAGAATTCGTCAGAAATCAAATATGATGTCTCCATCAAAAGATTCTCGTACAATTCATCATGGCAATCTTCTTCCTAGTAGCTCAGGCACACTTGAGAATGAAGTTATTAATGGTTCTGGGACCATAGAAAAGCCTTCTGGCGTGTCTAAATTGGATTATACCACAGACTTTGAGAATAAAGAAGATAAGGATAATAGAATACTTGATGACGGTATTCCTCCTATACCACCCCAGTCAGCTACAATGGCCATGAAAATACTGAAGGAGCTTGACAAATTAGCACCTTCGCCGAAAGAGAAATCAAGTGAAATAAAGGTTGCAAAAGTTGAATCAACTTCTAAATTAAACCTTCGTAGCAGTTGGGATATGGATGCCACTGGTGGCTCTCCTCTTTCTGGAAAACAAGAGAGGCTTAAAGAAGATGATCTTTTAAATGGCCCTCTATTGGGAATTAAATCAACTTCTCAAGTTGGTAGTGCTCCTGCTTTCACATTTGTCCGGAATGCGACATCTAATGTTGGTGAGATTTCACATTCTGCTGCCGTTTCTACAAGGGGAAAGCCGGGCTTTCAAATGGTTATTTCTGAG GACTCGTCTGAGATTGATGATGATAGTGGTAATGCTGTGGAGGCTCCGGTGAACAATGTAGTGGACAAAACTGAGTCAAAGACATTAGAACAGAAAGTTGAGTCGAAAACATCAGACCAgaagtttttgaattttgaagcaGCCGGTACAGAGAGGCCTCTGATTTCTGCAGCCAAAAGCACACTTTCCTCTGATTTTGTTTCGTCCAGTGAGGCTGAGAAGAAGGCTCCAGCAGGCCGTGGGATCGTCAATAACAGCACTAGTTTTACATTCTCTGTTTTGCCTGCTCCTACTAATCATTTAGAGCAACCTCCTACACCAACTATGGCAGCACCATCACCCGAGATATCAGCTAGAGAGAAGGAACAAAAAGCTGCTCCCATTTTCTCTTTTGGGTTGAAGAAATCCCCGACACCTGCATTGCCATCCACATCTACAAGTGCTGGTGTAGAAGTTGGTACAAG CAGTGTCACCGAGACCTCTATATTTGACAATTTGAAGACAGAGAAAGGTGATGTGAAGCGGAAAGCAAGTGAGTCATTGAATGTACCTGAAACTGCTGCTTCGTCGGCTGCACCCTCACCTTTCTCCTCTCCAAGCTTGAGCAATGGCTTGTTGCATTCATCTGCACCGAAATTCTTGTTTCCTGCTGCCCCAGCTGCTGCTCCTTCAGAGGGGCCCGTCGCTTCAGTTTTCTCCACCAGCTCAGCTACCTCCAGCAACCTATTTTCCTCATCTGCAGCTCCAGTATTTCCCACCGCCCCCTCATTTGGTTTTGGGTCTGCTATCTCAATTGGTTCCCAAATATCAGCTCAACCATCAGAAAAATTCAGTGACACAGCTAACGTCACCACTGTGGGTGCAACTCCTGTAGTTTCAAACAGCAGTTTGCCAGAACCGGTCACTTCATCTGCTTTATCAAGCTCATCGATTAGTTCCTCGCCCCTAGCAACAACTTCCGCATTTTCAAGTACAGGGAGTTTGAGTGATTCAAAACCATCTAATCTGTTTTCGAGCTCGAGTGTTGCTCAATCTTCTTCTGCTCCATCGTTGCCGTTTACCGCCACAGGAAACAGCATTGTTGGGTTCAGTACTTCGGCTCAATCTGCTGGCTTGAGTTCATCAGTCGCAACTAGCAGTTCTCAAACAGGTTTTACTTTTGGCAGCATAGCTGGAGCAGCCTTTGGAACTCAATCAACTCAAACTGGAAGCAGTACCCAGCAGCTGTCCCAAAGCGCACCAAGCCAGAGCAGTTCTCAAGCTGGTTTAAATTTCGGCAACAAAGCTGGAGCAGACTTAGGAACTCAGCCAGCTCAATCTGGAAGCATTACCCAACAGCCGTCTCAGAGCTCATCAAGTCATTTCAGTTCCTTCACTTCGTCAGCTCCGACATTCACATTTGGAAGTTCCCAAACTAGTCTCGGAGATTCACAATTTGGATCAACAGCTACTGCTTCCAAACCTTCTAGTGCGAGCTCTGGATTCTCTTTTTCAGCTACTACAGCTGCTCCCTCCGGTTCTTCCTTCATGGTTTCTAAACCTTTCAGTTCAGGCCCCGGCTTTTGTTTTGCTTCTAGCTCTTCTCCTTCTAGCTCGTCCTCCACCTCTTCTTCTATCCCAGTATCATCAACTTTATTCAGTTCTTCTTCGACCCCATCAACACCTTCAACTTTTAATACCACCTTTGGTTCAACTTCATCCGCATCCACAGGGTTTACTTTTGGGCAGCCGGCTTCTTCTTCAAGCACTTCATCCTTTCCATTTGGACTGCCAGCTTCTTCTTCAAGCACTTCCCCCTTCGTATTTGGACAAccatcttcttctccaagcaCTTCACCCTTTGCATTCAACACGCAAACTGGACCAGCTTTCTCATTCACCTCGGCAAGTGCTACAGCAAACTCATCTCCTGCACGACCTTTATTCGGTACGCCAAGCCCAGTTACAGGATTCTTTTCAGGATCTCCCGGGAACAATGATCAGATGAATGTGGAAGACAGCATGACTGACGACACTACTGCCCCATCTGCCGCAGTCTCTATGGTCCCAACATTCGGGCAGCCTACTGGTGCACCTGCCGCTCCGGTTTTCAGTGCTTCACCAATCCCGTCAGGTGGAGCTCCCATTTTCCAATTTGGTGGCAACCAACAGAATTCTCTTCCTCAAAACCCTTCTCCCTTCCAACCTGGTGGTAATTTAGAGTTTCAAGGAGGTAGCAGCTTTTCTTTGGGAAGTGGGGGCGGTGACAAATCCGGCAGGCGGATTGTTAAAATTAATCGGAATAAGCTGCGGAAAAAGTAG